One Nocardioidaceae bacterium SCSIO 66511 genomic window carries:
- the mtrA gene encoding MtrAB system response regulator MtrA, giving the protein MLTIVLENEGFEPIVCSTGDRALAAFHEYKPDIILLDLMLPGIGGIDVCRAIRAESGVPIVMLTAKSDTVDIVLGLESGADDYVVKPFKPKELIARIRARMRQFEEAPPETLTIGDLSIDVAGHRVTRADEELSLTPLEFDLLLCLARKPWQVFTREVLLEQVWGYRHAADTRLVNVHVQRLRSKIEHDPEHPQIVLTVRGVGYKAGS; this is encoded by the coding sequence ATGTTGACGATCGTGCTGGAGAACGAAGGCTTCGAGCCGATCGTGTGCAGTACGGGCGACCGCGCGCTCGCGGCGTTCCATGAGTACAAGCCGGACATCATCCTGCTCGACCTGATGCTCCCGGGCATCGGCGGCATCGACGTGTGCCGGGCGATCCGCGCCGAGTCGGGTGTGCCGATCGTGATGCTCACCGCCAAGAGCGACACCGTCGACATCGTGCTCGGGCTCGAGTCGGGCGCCGACGACTACGTGGTGAAGCCGTTCAAGCCGAAGGAGTTGATCGCCCGGATCCGCGCCCGGATGCGCCAGTTCGAAGAGGCGCCGCCCGAGACGCTGACGATCGGCGACCTGTCGATCGACGTCGCGGGTCACCGGGTGACCCGTGCCGACGAAGAACTCTCCCTGACGCCGCTCGAGTTCGACCTGTTGCTGTGTCTTGCCCGCAAGCCATGGCAGGTCTTCACCCGCGAGGTGCTGCTCGAGCAGGTGTGGGGATACCGGCACGCGGCCGACACCCGGCTGGTGAACGTCCACGTACAACGGCTGCGTTCGAAGATCGAGCATGACCCGGAGCACCCGCAGATCGTTCTCACCGTACGTGGGGTGGGATACAAGGCGGGCTCGTGA
- the mtrB gene encoding MtrAB system histidine kinase MtrB — MSGERTQEQAPGTRMGARVLAIVRRVLGLLARPFVLGVRLWRRSVQARVVISTLALCVIVIGLVGWVLIRQVAEGLVDNRRDAALSVAEEGFSTAQENLSASPTQGAFDESQMLGDVYDVLVTQGGSARAYEVVLEGPLSAAGSSGTTGMRSLPELEPSSIPTALKSDVDAETPSASSDEAPQIHWTYTELSMEGSPEGVPAIAVGRVVQMPGDGNRYALYYLFSMEEQQNTLHQIASAMIYAGIALTVLVAGVAWIVTRQVVTPVRLARRIAERLAAGRLEERMHVRGEDDIARLGMSFNQMASSLQKQIRQLEELSRVQHRFVSDVSHELRTPLTTVRMAADVLHDARQTFDPMTARSAELLQAELDRFEALLGDLLEISRFDAGAARLEVERVDLAEVADRVSDFYRGFAERHGVTLTVRAESRPVEVEADVRRIERVVRNLVANAINYSRSERVDLLVAGTDTSAAIAVRDYGIGLRPGEAQLVFNRFWRADPSRVRTSGGTGLGLAISLEDATLHGGWLQAWGEPDKGAQFRLTLPTHAGETVERSPLPLVPRDAGRVVARRMTQVGVDE, encoded by the coding sequence ATGAGCGGCGAGCGTACGCAGGAGCAGGCGCCGGGCACCCGGATGGGTGCACGGGTGCTGGCGATCGTGCGCCGCGTGCTCGGCCTGCTCGCCCGCCCGTTCGTCCTCGGGGTACGTCTGTGGCGGCGCTCGGTCCAAGCCCGGGTCGTGATCAGCACCCTCGCCTTGTGCGTGATCGTGATCGGTCTGGTCGGTTGGGTGCTGATCCGCCAGGTCGCGGAGGGTCTGGTCGACAACCGCCGTGACGCCGCGCTGTCGGTGGCCGAGGAGGGTTTCTCGACCGCGCAGGAGAACCTCAGCGCGAGCCCCACCCAGGGTGCGTTCGACGAGTCCCAGATGCTCGGCGATGTGTACGACGTGCTGGTGACCCAGGGCGGCTCGGCGCGGGCGTACGAGGTGGTTCTCGAGGGCCCGCTGTCCGCGGCCGGCAGCAGCGGTACGACCGGTATGCGCTCATTACCCGAGCTCGAACCCTCCAGCATTCCCACAGCGCTGAAGTCCGACGTCGACGCAGAGACCCCGAGCGCCAGCAGCGACGAGGCACCGCAGATCCACTGGACGTACACCGAGCTGTCCATGGAGGGCAGCCCGGAAGGCGTACCGGCCATCGCCGTGGGACGAGTCGTGCAGATGCCGGGCGATGGCAACCGGTACGCGCTGTACTACCTGTTCTCGATGGAGGAGCAGCAGAACACCCTCCACCAGATCGCATCGGCGATGATCTACGCCGGGATCGCGTTGACGGTGCTCGTCGCGGGCGTCGCATGGATCGTCACCCGCCAGGTCGTCACTCCCGTACGCCTCGCGCGGCGGATCGCCGAGCGGCTCGCGGCCGGTCGCCTCGAGGAGCGCATGCACGTACGCGGCGAGGACGACATCGCTCGACTCGGCATGTCGTTCAACCAGATGGCGAGCAGCCTGCAGAAGCAGATCCGTCAGCTGGAGGAGCTTTCCCGGGTGCAGCACCGGTTCGTCTCGGATGTCTCCCACGAGCTGCGTACACCGCTCACGACCGTTCGGATGGCCGCCGACGTGCTGCACGACGCCCGGCAGACCTTCGACCCGATGACCGCGCGGTCGGCGGAGCTGCTGCAGGCCGAGCTCGATCGCTTCGAGGCATTGCTCGGCGATCTACTGGAGATCAGCAGGTTCGACGCCGGTGCCGCGCGACTGGAGGTCGAGCGAGTCGACCTCGCCGAGGTCGCCGACCGGGTCAGCGACTTCTATCGCGGGTTCGCCGAGCGCCACGGCGTCACCCTGACGGTACGCGCGGAGTCCCGTCCGGTCGAGGTCGAGGCCGATGTGCGGCGGATCGAGCGAGTCGTACGCAACCTGGTCGCCAACGCGATCAACTACAGCCGCTCCGAGCGGGTCGACCTGCTGGTCGCGGGCACCGACACGAGTGCGGCGATCGCCGTACGCGACTACGGCATCGGCCTGCGGCCCGGAGAGGCGCAGCTGGTGTTCAACCGCTTCTGGCGCGCCGATCCGTCGCGCGTACGCACCAGCGGCGGTACGGGGCTCGGGTTGGCGATCTCGCTCGAGGACGCCACCCTGCACGGTGGCTGGCTGCAGGCCTGGGGCGAGCCGGACAAGGGTGCGCAGTTCCGGCTGACTCTGCCCACGCATGCCGGCGAGACCGTCGAACGGTCGCCGCTTCCGCTCGTGCCCCGCGACGCCGGCAGGGTGGTCGCCAGGCGTATGACGCAGGTGGGGGTCGACGAGTGA
- a CDS encoding LpqB family beta-propeller domain-containing protein, which produces MRTRPSAVAVLLAVAALAMTGCASIPDHGVVHTADSTTDKQVDAEFTPAGPQPGARPAELVDQFLIAMKAQPVTSEIARKFLTDKAASEWDPNRETVVYDSETQRSKSGDRIELVLDTYATLGQRGAFEPAFGTDRTIDLKFKKEHGQWRISNPPNSYLLTQSQFETNYLPISLYFVADSHRAVVPEPVFLPEGDQLATSAMTGLLAGPSDGLGATATTFLPEGTDLEVSVRVSDAGIAEVRLTGDLDDLDSDARQLMSAQIVLTLRQVPSVEGVRLLVDDVPYDVPGVGEVQASNAWSRYDPSVSSEPSDLFAMRDGRLVVIQDDEVHEFAGPWEGKRGDIDDFAVNASEDRIAVIDDGRTTASEGSLAINATERRTVLVGNHLLAPHWDPLGWLWLVDARQESTSVASWRRGSKLRSIPIGALDGKRVLSTSISPDGARFAAIAAPPGSKDGRATEVYVGFIRRTSKDNAPVSVENVRRVRLDSSSLRNIRSLAWRDATHLVLLADRGSVHGQPYVVAIDGSSITGGLTVGQAPLPDVGAVSVAASGRISDPIYVTDDDGGVWKLDSTQRWAEISDEKMWTPHYAG; this is translated from the coding sequence ATGCGTACGCGCCCCTCAGCAGTAGCCGTGCTGCTTGCCGTTGCAGCGCTGGCGATGACCGGGTGTGCCTCGATTCCGGATCACGGCGTCGTACACACCGCGGACTCGACGACCGACAAACAGGTCGACGCGGAGTTCACGCCGGCGGGTCCGCAGCCGGGCGCACGTCCCGCCGAGCTCGTCGATCAGTTCCTGATCGCGATGAAGGCACAACCGGTGACGAGCGAGATCGCCCGCAAATTCCTCACCGACAAGGCAGCCTCCGAATGGGACCCCAACCGCGAGACCGTCGTCTACGACTCCGAGACCCAGCGCTCGAAGTCCGGCGACCGGATCGAGCTCGTACTCGACACGTACGCCACCCTGGGCCAACGCGGTGCGTTCGAGCCGGCGTTCGGCACCGACCGCACCATCGACCTGAAGTTCAAGAAGGAGCACGGGCAGTGGCGGATCTCCAACCCGCCGAACTCCTATCTGCTGACCCAGAGCCAGTTCGAGACGAACTACCTGCCGATCTCCTTGTACTTCGTCGCCGACTCCCATCGGGCGGTCGTACCTGAGCCCGTCTTCTTGCCCGAGGGCGACCAGCTGGCCACGAGTGCGATGACCGGACTGCTCGCGGGCCCGTCCGACGGGCTCGGCGCCACCGCGACCACGTTCCTCCCCGAGGGCACCGATCTGGAGGTTTCGGTCCGCGTCAGCGATGCGGGGATCGCCGAGGTACGTCTCACCGGTGACCTCGACGATCTGGACTCCGACGCCAGGCAACTGATGTCGGCGCAGATCGTGCTGACGCTGCGGCAGGTGCCGAGCGTCGAGGGCGTGCGTCTGCTCGTCGACGACGTGCCGTACGACGTGCCCGGCGTCGGGGAGGTGCAGGCGAGCAACGCCTGGAGCCGCTACGACCCGTCGGTCTCATCGGAGCCGAGCGACCTGTTCGCGATGCGTGATGGGCGTTTGGTGGTGATCCAGGACGACGAGGTGCACGAGTTCGCCGGACCGTGGGAGGGCAAACGGGGCGACATCGACGACTTCGCCGTCAACGCCTCGGAGGATCGGATCGCCGTCATCGACGACGGGCGTACGACGGCCTCCGAAGGCTCGCTGGCGATCAACGCGACCGAGCGCCGGACCGTACTGGTCGGCAACCACCTGCTCGCGCCGCACTGGGACCCCCTCGGCTGGCTCTGGCTGGTCGATGCACGCCAGGAGTCGACGAGCGTCGCGTCCTGGAGACGCGGGTCCAAGCTCCGCTCGATCCCGATCGGCGCGCTCGACGGCAAACGCGTGCTCAGCACCTCGATCTCACCCGACGGCGCACGGTTCGCCGCGATCGCCGCACCGCCCGGTTCGAAGGACGGACGTGCCACAGAGGTGTACGTCGGGTTCATCCGCCGGACGAGCAAGGACAACGCACCCGTCTCGGTCGAGAACGTCCGGCGCGTACGCCTGGACAGCAGTAGCCTCCGGAACATCCGTTCGCTCGCCTGGCGCGACGCGACACATCTGGTGCTGCTCGCCGACCGGGGCTCAGTGCACGGCCAGCCGTACGTCGTCGCGATCGACGGCTCGAGCATCACGGGTGGGCTGACCGTCGGCCAGGCACCGCTGCCCGACGTCGGAGCGGTGTCGGTTGCCGCCTCCGGGCGCATCAGCGACCCGATCTATGTCACGGACGACGACGGCGGCGTGTGGAAGCTCGACAGCACGCAACGCTGGGCGGAGATCAGCGACGAAAAGATGTGGACGCCGCACTACGCGGGCTGA
- a CDS encoding ComF family protein: MRDLRTLAAAAADLVVGMRCAGCELPGLQLCASCRGALRASPRRCWPDPCPPGLLEPAPVPPWCSAAYAGVVRAVLLQYKERGRDGLAGPLAALLAASIRASLAAEQSAACWALVPMASRRSTVRARGYDGVLLIARLAAGQLRRQGYDVRVRRALRHRRAVADQAGLSATQRHENLRGALRSVSAHWPPDRRVIVVDDVVTTGATLAAAAEALRDAGAPVVGAAVVAATPRRSGRTSCVGATSRSLGLPKPSAAGYRSGHVNV, encoded by the coding sequence GTGAGAGACCTTCGTACGCTCGCAGCTGCCGCGGCAGATCTCGTCGTCGGCATGCGTTGCGCCGGCTGCGAGCTGCCGGGTCTGCAGTTGTGCGCCTCGTGTCGTGGCGCCCTGCGGGCGAGCCCTCGCCGGTGTTGGCCCGACCCCTGCCCGCCGGGTCTGCTCGAGCCGGCGCCCGTCCCGCCGTGGTGTTCGGCGGCGTACGCCGGGGTCGTACGCGCGGTGCTGCTGCAGTACAAGGAGCGTGGCCGAGACGGCCTTGCGGGCCCGCTCGCCGCATTGCTGGCGGCATCGATCCGTGCGTCGCTCGCGGCAGAGCAGTCGGCGGCGTGCTGGGCTCTCGTACCCATGGCATCGCGGCGTTCGACGGTGCGTGCGCGTGGGTACGACGGTGTTCTGCTGATCGCTCGGCTCGCCGCCGGTCAGCTGCGCAGACAGGGTTACGACGTGCGCGTGCGCCGTGCCCTGCGTCATCGGCGCGCGGTCGCCGACCAGGCCGGTCTCTCCGCCACCCAACGCCACGAGAACCTTCGCGGTGCGTTGCGCAGCGTCTCAGCGCATTGGCCACCGGACCGGCGGGTGATCGTCGTCGACGATGTCGTCACGACCGGCGCGACGCTCGCCGCGGCGGCCGAGGCGTTGCGTGATGCGGGTGCGCCGGTTGTGGGCGCGGCCGTTGTGGCCGCCACGCCGAGACGTTCCGGGCGCACATCGTGCGTCGGCGCAACGTCTCGTTCACTTGGCCTACCGAAACCGTCCGCGGCGGGTTACCGTTCAGGACATGTGAACGTGTAG
- the raiA gene encoding ribosome-associated translation inhibitor RaiA, with protein MEIVVKGRHIEVSERFREHVHEKLARIEKFEQRQRLSRIEVMVDLERNPRLHDRAARVEMTVRSRGPVIRAEACAEDKMAALDMAVDKLESRLRKAADRRRIHHGSRRPVSVAEATAGGDLVEPSLVGAVNGNAAATAEAEAVRKAGPIDVVGDGPLVVREKTHDAQPMTLDQALYEMEMVGHDFYLFIDKDSAQPSVVYRRRGYDYGVIHLAPAHDMI; from the coding sequence GTGGAGATCGTGGTCAAGGGTCGGCATATCGAGGTCAGTGAACGTTTTCGGGAGCACGTACACGAGAAGCTCGCGCGAATCGAGAAGTTCGAGCAGCGCCAGCGGTTGAGCCGGATCGAGGTGATGGTCGATCTCGAGCGCAATCCACGACTGCACGACCGTGCGGCACGCGTCGAGATGACGGTTCGTTCGCGTGGCCCGGTGATTCGGGCCGAGGCGTGCGCAGAGGACAAGATGGCCGCCCTCGACATGGCGGTCGACAAGCTCGAGTCGCGTCTGCGCAAGGCGGCTGACCGGCGGCGGATCCATCACGGCAGCCGGCGCCCGGTCTCGGTCGCCGAGGCGACCGCGGGCGGAGACCTGGTCGAGCCGAGCCTGGTCGGTGCGGTCAACGGCAATGCCGCGGCGACCGCGGAAGCCGAGGCCGTCCGCAAGGCCGGTCCGATCGACGTCGTCGGCGACGGTCCGCTGGTCGTACGCGAGAAGACCCACGATGCGCAGCCCATGACGCTCGACCAAGCGCTGTACGAGATGGAGATGGTGGGGCACGACTTCTACCTGTTCATCGACAAGGACAGCGCGCAGCCCAGCGTCGTCTACCGGCGACGGGGGTACGACTACGGCGTCATTCATCTGGCTCCCGCCCATGACATGATCTGA
- a CDS encoding response regulator transcription factor: MSTDPEATNGAASGVTRVLVVDDQELFRRGLMMVLAGEDDLEIVGDAPDGPTALGMVVELRPDVALLDVRMPGVSGLETCAAMRTIAPDTRIIMLTSSDDESDLYASVKAGASGYLLKDASIDEVADAVRLVADGQSLINPAMAAKLLEEFKLMAQPRPEEPPGPRLTGRELEVLKEVARGLNNRQIASALFISENTVKNHIRNILEKLQLHSRVEAVMYAVRQKLLDV, from the coding sequence GTGTCTACAGACCCCGAGGCGACCAACGGCGCCGCCTCCGGTGTTACTCGGGTGCTCGTGGTCGATGACCAGGAGCTGTTCCGGCGCGGGCTGATGATGGTGCTCGCGGGGGAGGACGATCTGGAGATCGTCGGCGACGCACCCGATGGCCCGACCGCGCTGGGCATGGTCGTCGAGCTGCGACCCGACGTCGCACTGCTCGACGTACGCATGCCCGGCGTGTCCGGCCTGGAGACGTGTGCGGCGATGCGCACGATCGCGCCGGACACCCGGATCATCATGCTCACCTCGAGCGACGACGAGTCCGATCTGTACGCCTCGGTCAAGGCCGGCGCATCGGGCTATCTGCTCAAGGACGCCTCGATCGACGAGGTCGCCGACGCCGTGCGGCTGGTCGCCGACGGGCAGTCGCTGATCAACCCGGCGATGGCGGCGAAGCTGCTCGAGGAGTTCAAGCTGATGGCGCAGCCTCGGCCGGAGGAGCCCCCAGGTCCGCGGTTGACCGGACGCGAGCTGGAGGTGCTGAAGGAGGTCGCCCGGGGGCTGAACAACCGCCAGATCGCCTCCGCGCTGTTCATCAGCGAGAACACCGTCAAGAACCACATCCGCAACATCTTGGAGAAGCTGCAGCTGCACTCGCGGGTCGAGGCCGTGATGTACGCCGTACGCCAGAAGCTCCTCGACGTCTGA
- a CDS encoding winged helix DNA-binding domain-containing protein codes for MSELTFTPLQARRIALGALGFARRRPETATVRHVNAVSERLGLFQIDSINVLTRAHYMPLFSRIGAYDPQILHRMFGRAPRRMFEYWAHEASLVRTELYPSLRFRMRDGARMWGSMRRIAAEHPGIVDWVLSEVGERGPLTAREIEYDVTHSRDDWGWNWSVVKTALEYLFFKGEVTSARRNAAFERVYDLPERVLPSKVLDEPEPDRHEAHRTLVHESARALGIGTEQCLRDYFRLAPKPARAAIADLVDAGELLPARIAGWSRPAYLHAEASQPRRIRARALVSPFDPLVFERRRTEELFGFRYRIEIYVPEPKRVYGYYVLPFLLGDALVARVDLKADRASGELLVKGAYAEDDAPPDTAAELAAELTLLAEWLGLSDVVVAPRGDLAPALARRFAS; via the coding sequence ATGTCAGAGCTCACCTTCACTCCGCTGCAGGCCCGCCGGATCGCCCTCGGTGCGCTCGGCTTCGCGCGCCGGCGTCCCGAGACCGCGACCGTACGTCACGTCAACGCGGTCAGCGAGCGGCTCGGGTTGTTCCAGATCGACTCGATCAACGTGCTCACGCGGGCGCACTACATGCCGTTGTTCTCGCGGATCGGCGCGTACGACCCGCAGATCCTGCACCGCATGTTCGGGCGTGCTCCGCGGCGCATGTTCGAGTACTGGGCGCACGAGGCGTCGCTCGTTCGCACCGAGCTCTACCCCTCGCTGCGGTTTCGCATGCGCGACGGAGCCCGCATGTGGGGGTCGATGAGGCGCATCGCCGCCGAGCACCCCGGCATCGTCGACTGGGTGCTGAGTGAGGTGGGCGAGCGCGGGCCCCTCACCGCGCGTGAGATCGAGTACGACGTCACCCACAGCCGCGACGACTGGGGGTGGAACTGGTCGGTGGTCAAGACCGCACTCGAGTACCTCTTCTTCAAGGGCGAGGTCACCTCGGCGCGGCGCAACGCGGCCTTCGAGCGTGTCTATGACCTGCCCGAGCGGGTGCTGCCCTCGAAGGTCCTCGACGAGCCCGAGCCGGACCGTCACGAGGCGCACCGCACGCTCGTACACGAGTCCGCGCGGGCACTCGGCATCGGCACGGAGCAATGCCTGCGCGACTACTTCCGTCTCGCGCCCAAGCCTGCCCGCGCGGCGATCGCCGACCTGGTCGACGCGGGCGAGCTGTTACCTGCTCGCATCGCGGGCTGGTCGCGGCCGGCGTACTTGCACGCGGAGGCGAGCCAGCCGCGGCGCATCCGGGCGCGCGCCCTGGTGAGCCCGTTCGACCCGCTGGTCTTCGAGCGGCGGCGCACCGAGGAGCTCTTCGGCTTCCGCTACCGCATCGAGATCTACGTACCCGAGCCCAAGCGCGTCTACGGCTACTACGTGCTGCCGTTCCTGCTCGGCGATGCGCTGGTCGCCCGGGTCGACCTGAAGGCCGACCGGGCGAGCGGCGAGCTGCTGGTCAAGGGCGCGTACGCGGAGGACGACGCTCCGCCCGACACCGCCGCGGAGCTGGCCGCCGAGCTCACCCTGCTGGCCGAATGGCTCGGCCTGTCCGATGTGGTCGTCGCGCCGCGGGGCGACCTGGCCCCCGCGCTCGCCCGCAGATTCGCCTCGTGA
- the secA gene encoding preprotein translocase subunit SecA, with amino-acid sequence MGEGKILRQLQSIANQVNDLEPDFEAMSDEELQAMTPEFKQRLEDGQTLDDIMPEAFATVREAARRILGQRHFDVQIMGGAALHLGNIAEMKTGEGKTLVATLPVYLNGLSGKGVHVVTVNDYLAKYHADWMGRVYRFLGLTVGTVVPSLSSDERRAAYAADITYGTNNEFGFDYLRDNMAQALEECVQREHNYAIVDEVDSILIDEARTPLIISGPTQDEVKWYGEFAKLVRTMRVDVDYEVDEKKRTVSVLEGGIERTEDHLGIDNLYDAVNTPLISFLNNAIKAKELFKNDKDYVVIDGDVLIVDEHTGRILDGRRYNEGLHQAIEAKEGVRIREEYQTLATITLQNYFRQYDKLAGMTGTAMTEASEFDKIYKLGVVPIPTNKPVARVDNADLVYRTEDAKYDAVADDIAERHAKGQPVLVGTASVEKSEVLAKLLKRRRIPHEVLNAKQHEREAAIVALAGHKGAVTVATNMAGRGTDIMLGGNVEFLADAELRKKGLDPEENSEEYEAEWPAMVEKIEQQVKAEHDEVSRAGGLAVIGTERHESRRIDNQLRGRSGRQGDPGLSQFYLSLEDHLMRLFKSDLVDWVLTTMKIPDDVPIENKRVTGAIASAQAQVESQNFETRKNILKYDDVMSRQRDVIYAERRRVLEGEDLQEWIRSMIESVVEAYVDGATEGFPEEWDLEKLWTALETLYPVSQTISALEEEHGGRPGLTRDVLAEVLVADALAAYEKREAELGAEVMRELERRVILSVLDRKWREHLYEMDYLREGIGLRAYSQRDPLVEYQREGFDLFKAMMEGIQEESVGFLFNLEVQVDDEADEDDELEESGPRISAKGLAAQREQRLAYSAPSADGDAEPEVKVEDTSDEGAQRPSKAQQKKAQQKKKAQRNARKKNR; translated from the coding sequence ATGGGCGAGGGCAAGATCCTTCGCCAGCTGCAGTCGATCGCCAACCAGGTGAACGACCTGGAGCCCGATTTCGAGGCGATGAGCGACGAAGAGCTGCAGGCGATGACGCCTGAGTTCAAGCAGCGGCTCGAGGACGGCCAGACCCTCGACGACATCATGCCCGAGGCGTTCGCGACCGTACGCGAGGCCGCGCGCCGCATCCTCGGCCAGCGCCACTTCGACGTCCAGATCATGGGCGGCGCAGCGCTGCACCTCGGCAACATCGCGGAGATGAAGACCGGTGAGGGCAAGACGCTCGTCGCGACCCTCCCGGTCTACCTCAACGGTCTCAGCGGCAAGGGCGTCCACGTGGTCACGGTCAACGACTACCTGGCGAAGTACCACGCCGACTGGATGGGCCGTGTCTACCGGTTCCTGGGTCTGACGGTCGGCACCGTCGTCCCGAGCCTCTCGTCGGACGAGCGCCGCGCCGCGTACGCCGCCGACATCACCTACGGCACCAACAACGAGTTCGGCTTCGACTACCTGCGCGACAACATGGCCCAGGCGCTGGAGGAGTGCGTCCAGCGCGAGCACAACTACGCGATCGTCGATGAGGTCGACTCCATCCTGATCGATGAGGCGCGTACGCCGCTGATCATCTCGGGCCCCACCCAGGACGAAGTCAAGTGGTACGGCGAGTTCGCGAAGCTCGTCCGCACGATGCGCGTCGACGTCGACTACGAGGTCGACGAGAAGAAGCGCACGGTCTCCGTCCTCGAGGGCGGGATCGAGCGCACCGAGGACCACCTCGGCATCGACAACCTCTACGACGCCGTCAACACGCCCCTGATCAGCTTCCTGAACAACGCGATCAAGGCGAAAGAGCTGTTCAAGAACGACAAGGACTACGTCGTCATCGACGGCGATGTGCTCATCGTCGACGAGCACACGGGCCGCATCCTCGACGGTCGCCGCTACAACGAGGGTCTCCATCAGGCGATCGAGGCCAAGGAGGGCGTACGCATCCGCGAGGAGTACCAAACCCTCGCCACGATCACCTTGCAGAACTACTTCCGGCAGTACGACAAGCTGGCCGGGATGACCGGTACGGCGATGACCGAGGCGTCGGAGTTCGACAAGATCTACAAGCTCGGCGTGGTGCCCATCCCGACCAACAAGCCGGTCGCCCGCGTCGACAACGCCGACCTCGTCTACCGCACGGAGGACGCGAAGTACGACGCGGTCGCCGATGACATCGCGGAGCGCCATGCGAAGGGCCAGCCGGTGCTCGTCGGCACGGCGAGCGTCGAGAAGAGCGAGGTGCTGGCCAAGCTGCTGAAGCGGCGCCGCATCCCGCACGAGGTGCTCAACGCGAAGCAGCACGAGCGCGAGGCGGCGATCGTCGCACTGGCCGGCCACAAGGGCGCGGTCACGGTTGCGACCAACATGGCCGGGCGCGGCACCGACATCATGCTCGGCGGCAACGTCGAGTTCCTCGCCGACGCCGAGCTGCGCAAGAAGGGTCTCGACCCGGAGGAGAACTCCGAGGAGTACGAGGCGGAGTGGCCGGCGATGGTCGAGAAGATCGAGCAGCAGGTCAAGGCCGAGCACGACGAGGTTTCCCGCGCCGGCGGTCTGGCTGTGATCGGCACCGAGCGTCACGAGTCGCGCCGGATCGACAACCAGCTGCGCGGTCGTTCGGGGCGCCAGGGCGACCCCGGTCTTTCGCAGTTCTACCTATCGCTCGAAGACCACCTGATGCGGTTGTTCAAGTCCGACCTCGTCGACTGGGTCCTCACCACCATGAAGATCCCCGACGACGTCCCGATCGAGAACAAACGCGTCACCGGCGCGATCGCCTCGGCGCAGGCGCAGGTCGAGTCGCAGAACTTCGAGACTCGTAAGAACATCCTGAAGTACGACGACGTGATGAGTCGCCAGCGCGATGTCATCTATGCCGAGCGCCGCCGAGTCCTCGAGGGCGAGGATCTGCAGGAGTGGATCCGCTCGATGATCGAGAGCGTCGTCGAGGCGTACGTCGACGGTGCGACCGAGGGCTTCCCGGAGGAGTGGGACCTCGAGAAGCTGTGGACGGCTCTCGAAACCCTCTACCCGGTCAGCCAGACGATCAGCGCGCTCGAGGAGGAGCACGGCGGGCGGCCAGGTCTGACTCGTGACGTTCTGGCCGAGGTGCTCGTCGCGGATGCGCTCGCGGCGTACGAGAAGCGTGAAGCCGAGCTCGGCGCAGAGGTGATGCGTGAGCTCGAGCGGCGGGTCATCCTGAGCGTGCTCGACCGTAAGTGGCGCGAGCACCTGTACGAGATGGACTACCTGCGCGAGGGCATCGGTCTGCGCGCGTACTCACAGCGCGATCCGCTGGTCGAGTACCAGCGCGAGGGCTTCGACCTGTTCAAGGCCATGATGGAGGGCATCCAGGAGGAGTCCGTCGGATTCTTGTTCAACCTCGAGGTGCAGGTCGACGACGAGGCCGATGAGGACGACGAGCTCGAGGAGTCCGGTCCGCGGATCTCCGCGAAGGGTCTGGCCGCACAGCGCGAGCAGCGGTTGGCGTACTCCGCCCCGTCGGCCGACGGGGATGCCGAGCCCGAAGTCAAGGTCGAGGACACCTCCGACGAGGGCGCCCAGCGCCCCAGCAAGGCCCAGCAGAAGAAGGCTCAGCAGAAGAAGAAGGCCCAGCGCAACGCGCGTAAGAAGAACCGCTGA
- a CDS encoding Rv3235 family protein, giving the protein MTVSTPTIPLRVQRPPAAPRPTAPPELPRLVSPGAPQPRAATHSRDRPHTQMEARSRRIVQALVEIIDGARPATQLMRMVTESVYDDLVARLESLGRAATRTAPVGPLSTRVASVHVEQPAAACAEISARIVQGGRSRALALRLDLVDGRWLCSAMRWG; this is encoded by the coding sequence ATGACCGTGTCCACACCGACGATCCCGCTGCGAGTCCAACGGCCACCCGCGGCCCCGCGCCCGACTGCACCGCCTGAACTGCCGCGCCTCGTCTCGCCGGGAGCCCCGCAGCCACGGGCAGCGACACATTCGCGGGACCGCCCGCACACGCAGATGGAGGCCCGATCCCGCCGCATCGTGCAGGCCCTCGTCGAGATCATCGACGGCGCCAGGCCGGCGACCCAGCTGATGCGAATGGTGACCGAGTCGGTCTACGACGACCTCGTCGCCCGGCTGGAGTCACTCGGTCGCGCCGCCACGCGTACCGCCCCGGTCGGCCCGCTGTCGACCCGGGTCGCGTCGGTGCACGTCGAGCAGCCGGCGGCCGCATGCGCCGAGATCAGCGCACGGATCGTCCAGGGCGGCCGCTCACGCGCGTTGGCGCTGCGGCTCGACCTGGTCGACGGCCGTTGGCTGTGCTCGGCGATGCGCTGGGGCTAG